The Cuculus canorus isolate bCucCan1 chromosome 16, bCucCan1.pri, whole genome shotgun sequence genome includes a region encoding these proteins:
- the PPP1R3D gene encoding protein phosphatase 1 regulatory subunit 3D yields the protein MEIRGPRRNPSYLSDLYQNMLRAEEAPRRGQRQPPAVHTRSSTTLWSSAPAKGGAQANKLQSSSSSSCDPALRPIIRRRARSLPTSPERRKRAAVQCQVPGCQSRMNRVRFADALGLELTEVKVFQTGEDPSIPLHVLSRLSINSDLWYSSSDLEFTMQCLIPDFQQPADCMDFSSRLQEQQVCLERVTSSDLGLSGTIQVRNVAFEKRVSVRYTFNQWKSLHEVCAHWHSSIPEKNGQDQIDVFTFFLPVPPFLLHLSSVVQFAARYQVNGQEYWDNNRGKNYSLTCRTHPIKMPRECEESWIHFI from the coding sequence ATGGAGATCCGTGGTCCTCGGAGGAATCCCAGCTATCTCTCTGATCTCTATCAGAACATGCTGCGTGCTGAAGAAGCCCCGCGACGAGGGCAGCGGCAGCCCCCAGCAGTCCATACGAGAAGCAGCACGACCCTCTGGAGCAGTGCCCCAGCCAAGGGGGGGGCTCAGGCAAATAAGCTTCAGAGCAGCAGTTCCTCCAGCTGTGATCCAGCGTTACGGCCTATCATACGCCGCAGAGCCAGGTCATTGCCTACATCCCCTGAAAGAAGGAAGCGGGCAGCGGTGCAGTGTCAAGTTCCTGGATGCCAGAGTCGTATGAACAGGGTGAGATTTGCTGATGCTTTGGGCTTGGAGCTCACTGAAGTGAAAGTCTTCCAGACTGGGGAGGATCCATCTATCCCCTTGCATGTCCTTTCCAGGCTTTCCATAAACTCAGACCTCTGGTACAGCAGCTCAGACTTGGAGTTTACCATGCAGTGCTTGATCCCTGACTTCCAGCAGCCTGCGGACTGTATGGATTTCTCTTCGCGGCTTCAGGAGCAGCAGGTGTGTCTTGAACGAGTGACCAGTTCAGATCTGGGGCTCAGTGGCACCATCCAGGTTCGCAATGTGGCTTTTGAGAAGCGGGTATCTGTGCGATACACCTTCAACCAGTGGAAAAGCCTCCATGAAGTGTGTGCTCATTGGCACAGTAGCATCCCTGAGAAAAATGGGCAGGATCAGATCgatgttttcactttctttctccctgtgcctccttttctgcttcatctGTCCTCAGTGGTCCAATTTGCAGCAAGGTATCAAGTCAACGGCCAGGAGTATTGGGATAACAACAGAGGTAAAAACTACAGTCTCACCTGCCGGACTCATCCCATTAAGATGCCTAGAGAATGTGAGGAGAGCTGGATCCACTTCATCTGA